In one Mastacembelus armatus chromosome 19, fMasArm1.2, whole genome shotgun sequence genomic region, the following are encoded:
- the LOC113136031 gene encoding microfibril-associated glycoprotein 4-like encodes MTLVALVLLLAPLLSSCRGFSQPVDCSELHQQDKNMQSGVYTIYPLGERSAVQVYCDMDSLEGGWTVFQRRTDGSVNFYRPWDHYKFGFGNAAGEYWLGLDNIYYLTHQKKYELLVDMKDFDGQQVFARYSSFSISGECDGYQLTVTGFTNGGAGDALSSHNGLKFSTFDKDQDTWPTNCAKSFLGAFWYGQCHSTNPNGVYRWGADSTLYAVGVSWSPWKGVDYSLKTISMKIRPVQ; translated from the exons ATGACG CTGGTCGCACTCGTCCTCCTCCTGGCTCCGCTGCTCAGCAGCTGCCGAGGGTTTTCCCAGCCAGTGGACTGCAGCGAGCTCCATCAGCAGGACAAGAACATGCAGAGTGGGGTGTACACCATCTACCCCCTGGGAGAGAGGTCTGCTGTCCAG gtgtaCTGTGACATGGACTCACTAGAAGGAGGGTGGACG gtgTTCCAGAGGAGGACGGACGGCTCGGTGAACTTCTACAGACCCTGGGACCACTACAAGTTCGGCTTTGGGAACGCAGCAGGAGAGTACTGGCTGG gtcTGGACAACATCTACTACCTGACACACCAGAAAAAGTACGAGCTGCTGGTCGACATGAAAGACTTTGATGGACAACAAGTATTTGCTCGGTACTCGTCGTTCTCCATCAGTGGGGAATGTGATGGATACCAGCTGACGGTCACTGGATTCACCAATGGGGGGGCAG GAGACGCCCTGAGTTCCCACAACGGACTTAAGTTCTCCACCTTCGACAAAGACCAGGACACCTGGCCCACCAACTGTGCCAAGTCCTTCCTGGGGGCGTTCTGGTATGGTCAGTGTCACAGCACGAATCCCAACGGGGTCTACCGCTGGGGGGCTGACAGCACTCTCTATGCTGTTGGAGTTTCTTGGTCTCCATGGAAAGGTGTTGACTACTCTTTGAAGACCATCAGCATGAAGATCCGTCCTGTGCAgtga
- the LOC113135899 gene encoding microfibril-associated glycoprotein 4-like, which translates to MKLLAVVVLLLAPLASHCAPLVLPLDCSDIYNHDQSRPSGVYTIYPVGATSAVQVYCDMNSEGGRWTVFQRRMDGSVNFYRPWDHYKFGFGTAAGEYWLGLESLFHLTLRKKYELRVDMEDFSGNRVFARYSSFSIDPETYGYRLHVSGFRNGGAGDSLSYHNGQKFTTFDRDQDSSGANCARLYMGAFWYKGCHYANPNGVYRWGADSSVSLVGVEWYHWKGYNYSLKSISFKIRPVQ; encoded by the exons ATGAAG ctgctggcAGTCGTCGTCCTCCTCCTGGCCCCACTGGCGTCCCACTGTGCGCCCCTGGTCCTCCCGCTGGACTGCAGCGACATCTATAACCATGACCAGAGCCGACCCAGTGGAGTTTACACCATCTATCCCGTCGGAGCCACATCCGCTGTCCAG gtgtaCTGCGACATGAACTCTGAGGGAGGACGCTGGACG GTGTTCCAGAGGAGGATGGACGGCTCGGTGAACTTCTACAGACCCTGGGACCACTACAAGTTtggctttgggactgcagcagGAGAGTACTGGCTGG GTCTGGAGAGTCTGTTCCACCTGACTCTGAGGAAGAAGTACGAGCTGCGGGTCGACATGGAGGACTTCAGTGGAAACAGAGTGTTTGCTCGTTACTCCTCGTTCTCCATCGACCCAGAGACCTACGGCTACAGGCTGCATGTGTCTGGATTCAGAAACGGAGGGGCAG GTGACTCCCTGAGCTATCACAACGGACAGAAGTTCACCACCTTCGACAGAGACCAGGACTCTTCAGGAGCCAACTGTGCCAGATTGTACATGGGGGCCTTCTGGTACAAAGGGTGCCATTATGCAAACCCCAACGGGGTCTATCGCTGGGGGGCCGACAGCAGCGTCAGCCTTGTCGGAGTGGAGTGGTACCACTGGAAGGGCTACAACTACTCTCTGAAGAGCATCAGCTTCAAGATCCGTCCTGTGCAGTGA